A DNA window from Halogeometricum borinquense DSM 11551 contains the following coding sequences:
- the acs gene encoding acetate--CoA ligase translates to MVDGDIEMETRLEDEVAFEPPEDFVAQANVSDSSIYDEFAANWPECWERAADLLDWDDEYEQVLDDSNPPFYKWFTEGKLNASYNCLDRHVENGDKNRAAIKWEGELGETRTYTYQDLYREVNEFSAALRAQGVEEDDVVTLYMPMIPELPIAMLACARIGAPHSVVFAGFSAEALATRMNSADSEYLVTCDGYYRRGDSLDHLDKANEGLDGVDHDVESVVVVDRLGGDGFDRDLRDNQHDWDDLLAEHDGHRVEPVERDAEDMIFLMYTSGTTGQPKGVKHTTGGYLSYAAWTSHAVLDIEPEDTYWCSADIGWITGHSYIVYGPLALGTTTVMYEGTPDYPECDRLWEIVEKYSVDIFYTAPTAIRAFMKWGEKFPESRDLSSLRLLGTVGEPINPRAWKWYHEHIGNGECPIVDTWWQTETGGMMITTLPGISTMKPGAAGPPLPGIDAQIVDTTGDEVEAGRAGYLTVNKPWPGMLRTLYNNDERYISEYWEEYSDTDSDDPDDWVYFPEDGAKIDADGYITILGRVDDVINVSGHRLGTMEIESAIVGVEGVAEAAVVGGTHDIKGEAVYAYVITEDGYEGDSDFHERIIEGVNDAIGPIARPEEVVFTPELPKTRSGKIMRRLLEDVANGDELGNTSTLRNPEIVEEIESKVNAQSD, encoded by the coding sequence ATGGTAGATGGTGACATTGAAATGGAGACACGGCTGGAAGACGAAGTAGCGTTCGAACCACCTGAGGATTTCGTCGCGCAGGCGAACGTCTCGGATTCGTCGATATACGACGAGTTCGCGGCGAACTGGCCCGAATGCTGGGAACGGGCCGCCGACCTGCTCGATTGGGACGACGAGTACGAACAGGTCCTCGACGATTCGAATCCGCCCTTCTACAAGTGGTTCACCGAGGGCAAACTGAACGCCTCTTACAACTGTCTGGACCGCCACGTCGAAAACGGCGACAAGAACCGCGCCGCCATCAAGTGGGAGGGTGAACTCGGCGAGACGCGCACGTACACGTACCAAGACCTCTACCGCGAGGTCAACGAGTTTTCGGCTGCACTTCGCGCACAGGGTGTCGAGGAAGACGATGTCGTCACCCTCTACATGCCGATGATTCCCGAGTTGCCCATCGCTATGCTCGCGTGCGCTCGAATCGGTGCGCCACACTCGGTGGTGTTCGCCGGGTTCTCCGCCGAAGCACTTGCGACACGAATGAACTCCGCCGACTCGGAGTATCTCGTCACCTGTGACGGCTACTACCGTCGCGGTGACTCCCTCGACCATCTCGACAAGGCGAACGAGGGCCTCGACGGTGTCGATCACGATGTCGAATCCGTCGTCGTGGTCGATAGACTCGGCGGCGATGGCTTCGACCGTGACCTGCGGGACAACCAGCACGACTGGGACGACTTACTGGCCGAACACGACGGTCATCGCGTCGAACCCGTCGAACGAGACGCCGAAGACATGATCTTTTTGATGTACACGTCGGGAACGACCGGCCAGCCCAAGGGGGTCAAACACACCACCGGCGGGTACCTTTCGTACGCGGCGTGGACATCGCATGCAGTCCTCGATATCGAACCCGAAGACACCTACTGGTGCTCTGCGGACATCGGTTGGATCACGGGCCACTCGTACATCGTCTACGGCCCGCTTGCACTCGGCACGACGACGGTGATGTACGAGGGGACTCCCGACTACCCCGAGTGCGACCGCCTGTGGGAAATCGTCGAGAAGTATTCGGTCGATATCTTCTATACGGCACCGACGGCGATTCGTGCGTTCATGAAGTGGGGTGAGAAATTCCCCGAGTCGCGTGATCTGTCGTCGCTCCGCCTCCTCGGAACCGTTGGCGAACCGATCAACCCGCGTGCGTGGAAGTGGTACCACGAGCATATCGGCAACGGGGAGTGCCCAATTGTCGATACGTGGTGGCAGACCGAAACCGGCGGTATGATGATTACGACATTGCCGGGAATCTCTACGATGAAACCCGGTGCGGCCGGTCCGCCGCTTCCTGGTATCGACGCCCAAATTGTTGACACGACCGGAGACGAGGTCGAAGCCGGGCGGGCAGGCTACCTCACGGTGAACAAGCCGTGGCCCGGTATGCTCCGGACGCTGTATAACAACGACGAACGCTACATCTCCGAGTACTGGGAGGAATACTCCGACACTGACAGCGACGACCCTGACGACTGGGTGTACTTCCCCGAGGACGGTGCAAAAATCGATGCGGACGGCTACATCACCATCCTCGGCCGAGTGGACGACGTAATCAATGTCTCCGGACACCGCCTCGGAACGATGGAAATCGAGTCAGCCATCGTCGGCGTCGAGGGCGTCGCAGAAGCCGCAGTCGTCGGCGGCACCCACGATATCAAAGGTGAGGCTGTCTACGCCTACGTCATTACTGAAGACGGCTACGAGGGCGACAGCGACTTTCACGAACGCATCATCGAAGGCGTCAACGACGCAATCGGCCCCATCGCACGGCCCGAAGAGGTCGTCTTTACGCCCGAACTACCGAAGACACGCTCGGGGAAAATCATGCGCCGCCTGCTCGAAGACGTAGCGAACGGGGACGAACTCGGCAATACATCGACGCTCCGAAACCCCGAAATCGTCGAGGAGATCGAATCGAAGGTCAACGCGCAGAGCGACTGA
- a CDS encoding bacterio-opsin activator domain-containing protein: protein MGRTKSGTTQLAEGDYERLRRATETYREDLVLRLGAEVGLKPAEMSQFKPTHVVRRTHRGTDLYLLAVPADGRNAYLPSDVEHDVRKYVRANNIDETERVFPVTPRRLQMLVSSVGERAAEKTGREELVDVSSRDLRRYFARTLLSDGIHPSIVMRIGGWDRIESLAPLLDDPGEDAILDALSPESDESDVEPNQVETDRLRQVVETARTVGSALPTVSTRNEVEQTVCDRFSDSALYQFAWIESDTTDARASLAAAAGLDEASLEAIRQSLSGRDTDSADRASRTRTVQTATAADLPTGTARGSLAVVPLVHGETVYGVLYLALDRGDVTDPEADVLLTLGHHIGQAITAAERRKLLLADTVVQLEFQCSDHNDLLVRLSADLSCTVRLRGVVPIEAQSLLCFLTVRGAATEAVFDELMAAEAVENIRLIRDRGEESLLEVALSAGSTIMTLTSYDGTVSQFVAEDGVARFAGEFSNETPLRDVMADLTDTYPDTELVAKQEIERPARNTADFRQSLATRLTDKQQSVLRAAYLAGYFEWPRGSTAEDLADSIDISSPTLHQHLRTAQQKLLTSFFDDESEGQDSTLGL, encoded by the coding sequence ATGGGGCGTACGAAGTCCGGTACGACGCAGTTGGCCGAGGGGGACTACGAGCGACTGCGGCGGGCAACCGAAACGTATCGAGAGGACCTCGTACTCCGACTGGGTGCGGAAGTGGGTCTCAAGCCGGCCGAAATGAGCCAGTTCAAGCCCACACATGTAGTTCGTCGGACACATCGTGGAACGGACCTGTATCTACTCGCCGTCCCGGCCGATGGTCGAAACGCGTATCTGCCGAGCGATGTCGAACACGACGTTCGCAAGTACGTCCGGGCCAACAATATCGATGAGACGGAACGAGTGTTCCCGGTCACCCCACGGCGTCTGCAGATGCTCGTGTCGTCAGTCGGTGAGCGGGCCGCCGAAAAGACCGGCCGCGAGGAATTAGTTGACGTCTCCTCGCGCGACCTCCGACGGTACTTCGCCCGAACACTGCTCTCTGACGGTATCCACCCGTCTATCGTTATGCGTATCGGCGGGTGGGACCGGATAGAAAGTCTTGCTCCGCTCCTCGATGATCCGGGAGAAGACGCAATACTTGACGCGCTCTCGCCGGAATCCGATGAGAGTGACGTGGAGCCTAACCAGGTCGAGACAGACCGGTTGCGGCAGGTCGTAGAGACTGCCCGAACCGTTGGCTCGGCGCTCCCGACCGTCAGTACGCGTAACGAAGTCGAACAGACTGTCTGTGATCGGTTCAGTGATTCAGCTCTCTATCAGTTCGCGTGGATCGAATCGGATACAACCGACGCGCGGGCATCGCTCGCCGCCGCCGCTGGTCTCGACGAGGCCTCGCTGGAAGCAATCCGTCAGTCGCTCTCGGGTCGGGATACCGATTCCGCCGACCGTGCATCTCGGACCCGTACCGTACAGACGGCTACGGCCGCTGACCTCCCTACGGGGACCGCACGTGGATCGCTCGCCGTCGTCCCACTGGTTCATGGCGAAACCGTGTACGGAGTTCTGTATCTCGCACTCGACCGGGGTGACGTGACCGACCCCGAAGCGGACGTGTTGTTGACGCTTGGACACCACATCGGGCAGGCTATCACCGCCGCAGAGCGCAGAAAATTACTGCTGGCCGATACGGTCGTTCAACTGGAGTTTCAGTGCTCGGACCACAACGACCTATTGGTTCGACTCTCCGCGGACCTCAGTTGTACGGTTCGTCTTCGTGGGGTCGTTCCCATTGAAGCACAGTCCTTACTGTGTTTCCTCACTGTCCGCGGCGCGGCGACCGAAGCAGTGTTCGACGAGCTAATGGCGGCGGAAGCGGTCGAAAACATCCGTTTGATTCGTGACCGTGGTGAGGAGTCACTCCTCGAAGTCGCCCTTTCCGCTGGATCGACAATTATGACGCTCACCTCCTACGACGGCACCGTTTCGCAGTTCGTCGCGGAGGACGGTGTCGCCCGTTTCGCCGGCGAGTTTTCGAACGAAACGCCACTGCGGGACGTCATGGCCGATCTCACCGACACGTATCCAGACACCGAACTCGTGGCCAAACAAGAGATCGAACGCCCCGCCCGTAACACGGCCGACTTTCGGCAGTCCCTGGCGACGCGACTCACTGATAAGCAACAGTCAGTTTTGCGGGCGGCCTACCTTGCCGGTTACTTCGAATGGCCACGCGGCAGTACCGCCGAGGACCTCGCCGATTCCATCGATATCTCCTCACCAACGCTGCATCAACATCTTCGAACTGCCCAGCAGAAACTCCTCACGTCTTTCTTCGACGATGAATCCGAGGGGCAAGACTCGACCCTAGGCCTTTAG
- a CDS encoding DUF4212 domain-containing protein, translated as MSNETTESEIDSHETQAGRDTAARHEQIDYLNREVNLLKPSTPFMRDHLKVVWVSFITWALLTFGPPVLTYFAPELMTTQLPVIGFPAHYFLVAVLTPTSSLVLAFIYSRKRDQLDEKYGIDHTTTTEDTSSEKGGETAVTDGGSIE; from the coding sequence ATGTCAAACGAAACGACTGAGTCAGAGATTGACTCACACGAGACGCAAGCCGGTCGTGACACGGCCGCCCGGCACGAACAGATCGATTACCTAAACAGAGAGGTGAACCTGCTGAAACCGAGCACCCCGTTCATGCGGGACCACTTGAAGGTGGTCTGGGTCAGCTTTATCACGTGGGCACTCCTCACGTTCGGGCCGCCGGTCCTGACCTACTTCGCGCCGGAGTTAATGACCACGCAGCTACCGGTTATCGGCTTCCCGGCACACTACTTCTTGGTCGCAGTCTTAACGCCGACCAGTTCGCTCGTGCTCGCGTTCATCTACTCCCGCAAGCGTGACCAACTCGACGAGAAGTACGGCATCGACCACACAACCACGACGGAAGACACGTCGAGTGAGAAAGGCGGTGAAACCGCCGTCACCGACGGGGGGAGTATCGAATGA
- a CDS encoding ATP-binding protein — MSHPRFVNREDELEMLTSRFDRDTAELLVVYGRRRLGKSALIRESIRERDDAVYWQATEETPDVQLSSFVETARETFPVVEDIKRDWEALLRTLGRQDAIVVLDEFPYLIDSDDSLPSKIQRVWDLHLEETGMSLVLVGSSISVMEEKVLSGGSPLYGRRTGTIDLPPLDLSDAQQFYPDADPETAIETWSVFGGTPYYLRALTPSASLSENIQSHILSEHGVLHNEPEFLLRTEFGIREPQTYYTVLRAIATGKREASEIATFAGMDSNSLGSYLSKLRRLRLITRDIPVTANPNATRKSRYRLNEPLFRFWFRYVYGQEGKLAQLGDDAYDELVAPSFSDYMGPMFEVVCQNALPTLIPKTYHGIGYWWHKHHELDVVGLASDGTLVAGECKYTTREMNEGDLADLERSAAQVDWTPPEGGDPTYHYCCFARSGFSDGLRAVAEERSDVSLFTPQDIVEMQI, encoded by the coding sequence ATGAGCCATCCCCGTTTTGTCAATCGCGAAGACGAACTAGAGATGTTGACATCACGGTTCGACCGTGACACAGCAGAGTTACTCGTTGTGTACGGTCGGCGGCGACTCGGCAAGAGTGCGCTTATCCGCGAGTCGATCCGGGAACGCGATGACGCAGTCTACTGGCAGGCGACCGAAGAGACGCCGGACGTGCAACTTTCGAGTTTTGTCGAGACTGCACGCGAGACGTTTCCCGTCGTCGAAGACATCAAACGGGACTGGGAAGCACTGCTCCGAACGCTCGGACGACAGGATGCGATTGTCGTCCTTGATGAGTTCCCCTATCTGATCGACTCGGACGATTCGCTCCCCTCGAAAATTCAGCGTGTCTGGGATCTCCACCTCGAAGAGACCGGGATGTCGCTCGTACTTGTGGGGTCGTCGATCAGCGTCATGGAAGAGAAGGTCCTCAGTGGTGGAAGTCCGTTGTACGGGCGTCGAACCGGGACGATAGACCTCCCACCGCTCGACCTGAGCGACGCACAGCAGTTCTATCCCGATGCGGATCCCGAGACCGCTATCGAGACGTGGAGTGTCTTCGGTGGCACGCCGTATTACCTCCGTGCGCTCACTCCTTCAGCATCGCTTTCAGAGAATATTCAGTCGCACATCCTTTCGGAACACGGCGTTCTTCACAACGAACCGGAGTTCCTGTTACGCACTGAGTTCGGTATTCGAGAGCCGCAGACGTACTACACGGTCCTTCGAGCGATTGCCACGGGCAAGCGTGAAGCGAGCGAAATCGCTACTTTCGCCGGCATGGATTCGAACTCCCTCGGCTCGTATCTCTCGAAACTACGGAGACTTCGGTTGATAACCCGAGATATTCCGGTGACGGCAAACCCCAATGCAACGAGGAAGAGTCGCTACCGACTCAATGAGCCATTGTTCCGGTTCTGGTTCCGCTACGTGTATGGGCAGGAAGGAAAGCTCGCACAACTCGGAGATGATGCGTACGATGAATTGGTCGCGCCCTCGTTCTCGGACTACATGGGTCCAATGTTCGAAGTCGTCTGCCAAAACGCCTTACCGACGCTTATTCCCAAAACGTACCACGGAATCGGGTACTGGTGGCACAAGCACCACGAACTCGATGTTGTCGGCCTTGCGAGCGATGGCACGCTCGTCGCGGGTGAGTGCAAGTACACAACTCGTGAAATGAACGAGGGAGACCTCGCTGATCTCGAGCGAAGTGCTGCACAGGTAGACTGGACGCCCCCGGAAGGCGGCGACCCGACGTACCACTACTGCTGCTTCGCTCGTTCGGGATTCTCTGATGGGCTGCGGGCAGTCGCTGAAGAGCGGTCGGACGTCTCGCTGTTCACTCCGCAAGACATCGTAGAGATGCAAATCTGA
- the acs gene encoding acetate--CoA ligase, whose amino-acid sequence MSNGRGPDSETGLGEYEKIDPPTSFAEQATVTDESIYDEFNDTWPDCWERAAATIDWSEPYECVLPNDEPPFEWFAGGTLNASYNCLDRHIEAGAKNRVAIKWESHLGETRTYTYQDLYREVNEFAAALRAQGVEEDDVVTLYMPMIPELPIAMLACARIGAPHNVVFAGLSADALATRLESADSEYLVTCDGYYRRGNAIFLKSKAEDARLKTPHDLSEMVLVEHLGEAEHLGETQHTYDELVSEHAGAEVAPVDRSADDVLFLIHTSGTTGEPKRVEHVTGGYLAHVTWTSQAVLDLKPGDTYLCTANIGWISGHSYVVYGPLAVGATTVMYEGTPNYPEKDRIWSLIEQNAVDVFYTAPTAIRAFMKWGAEYPAQHDLSSLRLLGTVGEPINPRAWQWYYEHVGNEECPIVDTWWQTETGGMMIATLPGIDAMKPGVAGPPLPGTDAKIVDGSGEAVPPNDAGYLVLTRPWPGMPLALRHGRRWGREGTSEIEVNGWNYFTGDGARVDEDGYITVLGRIDDVINVSGYRLGTMEIESAIVDVEGVVEAAVVSVDNAETGGVHAYVTLEAALSGDEQMRERIASHVRERIGPIATLDAVVFTPDLPKTRSGKIMRRFLENIANGEEFGDTSTLRNPEIVGELKSIVRDD is encoded by the coding sequence ATGTCGAACGGCCGGGGACCGGACTCCGAGACGGGGTTGGGCGAGTACGAGAAAATCGATCCTCCGACCTCGTTCGCCGAACAGGCAACTGTTACTGACGAGTCCATCTACGACGAGTTTAATGACACCTGGCCCGACTGTTGGGAACGGGCGGCAGCGACAATCGACTGGAGCGAACCGTACGAGTGCGTCCTCCCGAATGACGAACCGCCGTTCGAGTGGTTTGCCGGCGGGACGCTGAACGCTTCCTACAACTGTCTGGACCGACACATCGAAGCCGGGGCGAAGAATCGCGTCGCCATCAAGTGGGAGAGCCATCTCGGCGAGACCCGGACGTACACGTATCAGGACCTCTACCGCGAGGTTAACGAGTTCGCGGCTGCACTTCGCGCACAGGGCGTCGAGGAAGACGATGTCGTCACCCTCTACATGCCGATGATACCGGAGTTGCCTATCGCCATGCTCGCATGTGCCCGCATCGGTGCCCCGCACAACGTCGTCTTCGCGGGCCTGTCAGCGGATGCACTCGCTACGCGACTGGAGAGCGCTGACTCGGAGTATCTCGTCACCTGTGACGGCTACTACCGTCGAGGGAACGCTATCTTCCTGAAGAGCAAGGCCGAGGACGCCCGTCTCAAAACACCTCACGACCTCAGCGAGATGGTCCTTGTTGAGCATCTCGGCGAGGCCGAACATCTCGGGGAGACTCAGCACACGTACGATGAACTGGTCAGCGAACACGCCGGTGCGGAGGTTGCACCGGTTGACCGGTCGGCCGACGATGTTCTCTTTCTGATCCACACTTCGGGAACTACGGGTGAGCCAAAGCGAGTCGAACACGTCACCGGCGGCTATCTCGCCCACGTCACGTGGACGTCGCAGGCGGTGTTAGACCTCAAACCCGGGGATACGTACCTCTGTACGGCGAACATCGGATGGATTAGCGGTCACTCGTACGTCGTTTACGGTCCGTTAGCGGTCGGAGCTACGACGGTCATGTACGAGGGGACTCCCAACTATCCGGAGAAAGACCGTATCTGGAGCCTCATCGAGCAGAATGCCGTGGACGTGTTCTACACGGCCCCGACGGCGATTCGCGCGTTCATGAAATGGGGTGCAGAGTATCCTGCACAGCACGACCTGTCGAGCCTCCGCCTTCTGGGAACGGTCGGTGAACCGATCAACCCCCGCGCGTGGCAGTGGTACTACGAGCACGTCGGCAATGAGGAGTGTCCGATAGTCGATACGTGGTGGCAGACCGAAACCGGCGGTATGATGATCGCCACCCTTCCCGGCATCGACGCGATGAAACCCGGGGTAGCCGGCCCACCGCTTCCGGGAACCGACGCGAAAATCGTCGATGGAAGTGGCGAGGCAGTCCCGCCAAACGACGCAGGGTATCTCGTCCTTACTCGACCGTGGCCCGGGATGCCGCTCGCACTGCGACACGGGCGGCGATGGGGTCGTGAGGGTACCTCGGAGATCGAAGTGAACGGGTGGAACTACTTCACGGGTGACGGTGCGCGAGTAGACGAGGACGGCTATATCACCGTCCTCGGACGGATCGACGACGTCATCAACGTTTCGGGATACCGTCTCGGGACCATGGAGATCGAAAGCGCTATCGTCGATGTCGAGGGCGTCGTCGAGGCCGCCGTCGTCAGCGTCGATAACGCCGAAACGGGCGGCGTCCACGCGTATGTCACGCTTGAGGCGGCTCTTTCCGGTGACGAGCAGATGCGCGAGCGAATCGCCTCCCACGTTCGCGAGCGTATCGGTCCGATTGCTACGTTGGATGCTGTCGTTTTCACGCCCGACCTTCCGAAGACACGGTCGGGGAAGATCATGCGTCGCTTCCTCGAAAATATCGCAAACGGCGAGGAGTTCGGTGACACATCAACGCTCCGAAACCCCGAAATCGTCGGCGAACTCAAGTCCATCGTTCGGGACGACTGA
- a CDS encoding GNAT family N-acetyltransferase, translated as MNIRTATESDTHAILRIAEQSWKTDYPEILTRETAEEAVTDWYTSEQIEAELNEEQTMILVAEREGAVVGFAHAAWNDSEEDGYILRIYVHPEHRRENIGRELLERTCTNLAEQGIERINAMVLVENDPGNAFYKRFGFEHVDESQTTLGGEPHPENRYVLEHPSELGGG; from the coding sequence ATGAATATCCGTACTGCGACCGAAAGCGATACCCACGCCATCCTCCGGATAGCGGAACAGTCATGGAAAACCGATTATCCGGAGATTCTCACACGCGAAACCGCTGAAGAAGCAGTCACAGACTGGTATACTTCCGAACAAATCGAAGCGGAACTTAATGAGGAGCAGACAATGATTCTCGTTGCCGAACGCGAGGGGGCAGTTGTCGGTTTCGCACACGCGGCGTGGAATGACTCCGAAGAAGATGGATACATCCTCCGAATCTACGTCCATCCCGAGCACCGTCGAGAGAACATCGGCCGTGAGTTGCTTGAGCGGACGTGTACTAACCTTGCCGAGCAGGGAATCGAACGAATCAACGCGATGGTTCTCGTGGAGAACGACCCCGGCAACGCATTCTACAAACGATTCGGGTTCGAACACGTGGATGAGAGCCAGACTACTCTCGGTGGCGAACCGCACCCCGAAAACAGGTACGTACTCGAACACCCCTCTGAACTGGGCGGCGGATAA
- a CDS encoding orc1/cdc6 family replication initiation protein has product MAPRFQPDDTLYKRRNTLKVEYVPDDIVGRDNEIEEYEAALQPIINGEYPDNIFIYGKTGVGKTAVTNFLLNELQESAEHFEVDLSVISLNCDGLSTSYQAAISLVNNLREPEHHIAETGHPQSKVYRLLWDELNKLSGTVIIVLDEIDHITDDTFLYQITRADNNGYIDNIQLGLIGISNDSTFREQLDAKVQSSLCETEISFPPYGTEELQKVLEQRADIAFHQSALEDGVIPLCAALGRQDGGDARRAITLLRKAGDLARTENAESVTTDHVERAQEKLEAQQSMDIMRDLTEHEQLTLYALTTLAAENATPARSRVVYQRYKELCEYQGRDPRTARRMRSFLSDFEILNLTLSQMVHRGQDGGTYREHELNRDIATVVDALQTIISEFGAHRSIIEYLPDSGEEFVAM; this is encoded by the coding sequence ATGGCTCCCCGATTCCAACCTGACGATACGCTGTATAAACGTCGGAATACGCTCAAGGTAGAATATGTTCCGGACGATATCGTCGGACGAGATAACGAAATCGAGGAGTACGAAGCAGCTCTCCAGCCGATCATTAACGGGGAGTATCCCGACAACATATTCATTTACGGCAAGACTGGTGTGGGGAAGACCGCCGTCACGAACTTTCTCCTCAACGAGCTCCAAGAGTCGGCGGAACACTTTGAGGTCGACCTCTCTGTCATCTCACTCAACTGCGATGGGCTCAGCACGAGCTACCAAGCTGCGATTAGCCTGGTAAACAACCTCCGGGAACCCGAACACCACATCGCTGAGACCGGGCATCCGCAGTCCAAAGTCTATCGGCTACTCTGGGACGAACTCAACAAACTGTCCGGGACTGTGATCATCGTTCTCGACGAGATCGATCACATCACAGACGACACGTTCCTCTACCAGATAACTCGTGCCGACAACAACGGATATATCGACAATATCCAACTCGGTCTCATCGGCATCAGTAACGATTCGACGTTTCGGGAGCAACTTGACGCGAAAGTTCAGTCGTCTCTTTGTGAAACTGAAATTTCGTTTCCGCCGTATGGGACCGAAGAACTCCAGAAAGTCCTCGAACAGCGAGCTGATATCGCGTTCCACCAGAGCGCACTTGAGGACGGTGTAATCCCGTTATGTGCTGCACTCGGCCGTCAGGATGGCGGTGATGCTCGCCGGGCAATCACCCTCCTCCGAAAGGCTGGTGACCTCGCCCGAACGGAGAATGCAGAGTCGGTGACGACCGACCATGTCGAACGCGCCCAAGAGAAACTTGAGGCACAACAGAGCATGGACATTATGCGTGACCTCACCGAACACGAGCAACTCACGCTCTATGCGTTGACTACGCTCGCTGCCGAGAATGCGACGCCTGCTCGCTCGCGCGTTGTCTATCAACGCTATAAAGAACTCTGTGAATACCAGGGTCGAGACCCTCGTACGGCGCGTCGGATGCGTAGCTTCCTCTCTGATTTCGAGATACTCAACCTGACGCTCTCACAGATGGTGCACCGTGGTCAGGACGGCGGGACGTACCGTGAGCATGAACTCAACCGCGACATCGCAACTGTCGTTGACGCACTCCAGACTATCATCAGCGAATTCGGTGCCCATCGGAGTATTATCGAGTATCTCCCTGACTCCGGCGAAGAGTTCGTTGCGATGTAA